The Penaeus monodon isolate SGIC_2016 chromosome 6, NSTDA_Pmon_1, whole genome shotgun sequence genomic sequence TCAGCGGaatgacaatatttttttctgtgcaaGATAAACGCAGTATCATGTAAAACAGCACAAGGGACAAaagagtagtatatatagtatatatgatgtagATCTTGGTGTACTGTACCCAAACAGATTCTCATGCTCTACATCCgtgtatatgtttctctctctatatatgtgtatatatatacatatgtatatatatatatataatataatatgtatacatatatataatatatgtatacatatataatatatgtatacatatatacacatatatatacatatatatagagagaaacataTACACGGATGAGAATCTGTTTGGGTACAGACAACCAAGATctacatcatatatactatatatactattcttttGTCCTTTGTGCTGTTTTacatgatacctaaaaggtaacagcggcactctccgtggaaaggaactggggaccctaccacgtactcactccaagagcatcacaacatgaaaactacaattaagtatcatgctgtgaccacggccgctcaaacatgaacctaccgttgaaaaaataaaaatacatatatacacatatatacacatatatatgatatatatatatatatatatatatatatatatatatatatatatatatatatatatatatatatatatatatatatatacatatatacatatatatatatacatatatatatatatatatatatatatatttgatgttgtgtgtggtgtgtgtgtgtgtgtgtgtgtgtgtgtgtggtgtgtgtgtgataatatatatataatatatatatatatatatatatatatacatatatacacatatatgtatgtatgatctacacacacacacacacacacacacacacaacacacacacacacacacacacacacacacacatatatatatatatatatatatatatatatatatatatatatatttttttttttttactctcacacacacacacacacacacacacacacacacacaaacacaaaacatgcatatatacgtatatatatatgtgaatatatatacgtatatgtacacacatttacatatgtatgtgtgtatatgtacatatatgtatatatatataaatatatatatatatatatatatatatatatatatatatatatatatatagtgtgtgtgtgtgtgtgtgtgtgtgtgtgtgtggtgtgtgtgtgtggtgtgtgtgtgtgtgtgtgtgtgtgtgtgtgtgtgtgtgtgtgtgtgtgtttttcacacacacacacacacacacacacacacacacacacacacacacacaaacacaaacatgcatatatacgtatatatatatatgtgaatatatatacgtatatgtacacacatttacatatgtatgtgtgtatatgtacatatatgtatatatatataaacaatcatatatatatatatacacatatatatatgtatatacatacatacatacatacatacatatatatatacatatatatacatatatatatatatatatatatatatatatatatatatatatatatatatatatatgtgtgtgtgtgtgtgtgtgtgtgtgtgtgtgtgtgtgtgtgtgtgtgtgtgtgtgggtttgtgcgtgtgtgtgtgtatgtgtaatgcatacatacacacacacacacacacatacacacatatataaatatatatatatatatatatatatatatatatatatatatatatatatatatatatatatatatatatatatatattgtgtgtgtgtgtgtgtgtgtgtgtgtgtgtgtgtgtgtgtgtgtgtgtgtgtgagtgtgtgtgagtgtgtgtgaatgtgtgtgagtgtgtgtgagtgtgtgtgagtgtgtgtgagcgtgtgcgcttagttgtgtgtatgatgttAATAAATGTTCAAATGCGACAATGTGTAAGCATTTGTCATATAGATCTATTTGTTTAGCACACAGCTATCCACAATGGGATACAAAATATTTACAGAGCAATTGAGAAtcatttatttacaaatacaGAGTTGCGGGAATAGCATTCAGTCACAATACACGCATTCACCCTTCACTACATTCACGGTTTGGCAGCGACTAGTGGTAACCGGCGGCGTGGTGCGCGACCCCCGAGTACGCGACCTCGGGGTGGAAGCCGTGCTCGTCCGCGTAGTACTTGACCGTCTggaggcggccgtcggggagctgcacgtagtacACGCCCTGCGTGTTGTAGCCGTCGCGAGACTCCGCGTGGCCGAAGTTGGTGCCGAAGTGGGCGTCTTGAACCCCGTAGTTGAAGGCGTAGTGGGCTGGAACCTGGGAGATCGTAAGATAACCCTCATATGTTTTACAAaacgaacacacaaaaatactcgaatacacaaacaaaatgtaAACAGATTCTAATATCAGTTTCACCACAAATCGGGGAAGAAACGACTCACATGGTGGATGCCTTTTCCGTGAAGCAAGCCTCCGAGGTTGTCGCTGAGGACGGAGGTGGAAAGAACCAACGCGAGGAACACCTGCTCACAGATAAGGTCCTAGTCAGAGTCACGAACACTTCACAGTTGTCCACAATAACTTCAAACTACACACAAATAATAGACTAACATTTTCAAGtagatatgtatctaaatattaaGTAAATCCATTTTATTTCGTTCCATTTCAAAGTATAGCTAAAGTCATACAAAAATTCACTTACCTGAATGGCTGTCATGACGGAGGTAGGTGGAATGTGCTCTAAGTCCATCCTGTGTCTCGTCGTATATATACCTGTGGTCGTCGCAGTCCCCTTGACCCTGATAGACAAGTGGCTGTGACCGTGCATTCCATAAGTCGTCTTCCAGCGGCTATGTCATCTACCGTTACTTTTATGCAAATGTTTATCTAGATGCAGCAAggaaatttatataatgtttttagagTTTAAGGTGTATTCATTTCACAAAGTAATTTTAGAAGCATAACATATCTAGTGTGACTTATTTATTGAtggatcacacacacatgtatatatatatatatatatatatatatatatatatatatatatatatatatatatatatatagatagatagatagatagatagatagatagataggtaaatagatatagatatatacgtacataaacatacatacatacatacatacatacatacgtacatatatgtgtgtatacatagtgaGGCACCCAGGCCCCCTTTCTCTGATTTCCCTCACTACTTTTTTTCATCCctcctattcctttcccttccctttccctctcctagatTGCgcctttacctttcccctttcccctctttcttctaaatatacttctcttcctcttcattttctttcttctacatcttttttctcttttccattcttccttgtattctttctcttcttttgtataAACCTTCTTCCACAATGTCTCTTTTCTGGCCTAGTCTAGCTtagcattcattttttttcacgttGCTTCAGGTTTTCTTTACCCCTATTCTCTTATTCTATACTCATCTTACTCATTTCCCTTTATAGCAACTTTCCTATTTTCTATCTCTGCCTTaggctccttttcttcttccttctattccttttcctttgccctAAGCCTTTTGCTTCAGTGTCTcccttccttaattttttttccattccttctattccttttcctttgccctAAGCCGTGCTCCTGTTCCTTttacctcattctctcccttccttaacCTCCACCCTGCCCTAATCTTGGCCACGGAAAAGTCTGAAGATCCTGGAGGACAAACGCCATAGGCTGTCACTCCTCACACCTTATGCCTTGTCCTTTTGGTGTTTTAGTTGGCTATTAGGCAGACgttatattgaattattatgttatttaaagTAATTACTCTCTTCTTAATAACCATAAttaacttttccttttatttcttgttgTAGGGCcttttagaaattattatttttattattcttatttgttcaaTTTGATTTTAGTTTCTATGCCAAACATGATTttaatttttgccatttttttatatttcacttttatattcttttagttTTAGGTGACTGGCAAGCCAATCGAAGCTTTGTTTGTCTTCTGTTgttgctattttgttttattacgtttCAAAATTCCAAATGTTTTTGGCTCGTTTCCCTCTCTAATATTTAAGCTATTGAGCATTGATTTCCTGCCTTGTGATTTGTGTGATGTTTTAGTTATCTTTATGATTTTAGGTGattgattattcattttatttgtaatacTTATACcatacttatttttctttgttttatatattcagttttattgtttgtaatatttataatgaagtttttactttttttgcctCTGTATTGTGTTTAATATCCCCTTTAAAACTAAGTGTATTGTAAATACTTCTTTTTAATTGAAACTTCGTTTTCCTTTGTTCCCCCCGCTTATATAAGGTTGAGTATTTCCGCAAATAAAGTGTTAAGACCGAACGTGCGTGTTTTCGTGTGTCCTCGCGTGGATCTTACAGGGATATGTCGACGTACCAGATAAATGCTTTATCTGACCTCGTTATTTGCCTTACTAAGTGAAAGCTGGGTGTTCCGACTACTGAAATGTGAATTTGTGAACTGTGTGAGGTAAAACAGTGCTACACCACTCTATCTCATAGATAAGCCCACACTTCCTTGAGGGCTTGTGCAGGGATATAGttactttttgtttcatttgttttatggTGTAAACAGGACCCACCCATGCAGGCCCTCATTCTTTCAACCTGCTTCTCGGGCATCATCACGTTGATGATACAGTTTGAGAGGCTCCTtgtcttacaatatatatatatatatatatatatatatatatatatatatatatatatatatatatatatatattttgtgtgtgtgtgtgttgtgtgtgtgtgtgtgcttgtgttatgTTAGTAAATGAGTATATGCAGCAATGTGTAAGCATAAAATACTGACTCACGAGATATTTATGTCCATTTGTTGGGCACAATTATCTAAAATCTCCAGTAGGAAACAGAACATTTATAAAGCAATTGAAAAtcatttatttacaaatacaGAGTTGCGGAAACAGCATTCAGTCACAATACACGCATTCACCCTTCACTACATTCACGGTTTGGCAGCGACTAGTGGTAACCGGCGGCGTGGTGCGCGACCCCCGAGTACGCGACCTCGGGGTGGAAGCCGTGCTCGTCCGCGTAGTACTTGACCGTCTggaggcggccgtcggggagctgcacgtagtacACGCCCTGCGTGTTGTAGCCGTCGCGAGACTCCGCGTGGCCGAAGTTGGTGCCGAAGTGGGCGTCTTGAACCCCGTAGTTGAAGGCGTAGTGGGCTGGAACCTGGGAGATCGTAAGATAACCCTCATATGTTTTAcaaaacgaacacaaaaatactcgaatacacaaacaaaatgtaAACAGTTTCTAATATCAGTTTCACCACAAATCAGGGAAGAAACAACTCACATGGTGGATGCCTTTTCCGTGAAGCAAGCCTCCGAGGTCGTCGCTGAGGACGGAGGTGGAAAGAGCCAACGCGATGAACACCTGCTCACAGATAAAGTCCTGGTCTGAGTCTTGAACACTTCAAAGTTGTTGACAATAACTTAATTTTAGAAGAATAATGGCAAAGATAATAGAACATTCTTTTAAGACACGATATATCCAAGATTTTAATAGATACATTTTATTCAAAAGAAAAATCGTCAGATTTCTAAGTATCAAACTGTATTATTAATTCCAGATATAAGATAGCTAAATTTAGAATAAACACCATAACACCTATCTTTAAAAATTCGGGCAAATTTTAATGGTACTGTGTATATTAATCTGCCCCAATTCTCAATCACTCATTTGAATATTACCGATACATGGAATAACTTTGAAACTATAAAGAAATACATCAACAGTGCTGAAATATATACTACTTTATAGTGAAAAATCCACTTACCTGAATGGCTGTCATGGCAGAGGTGGGATGGAATGTGCTATAAGGCTATCCTGTGTCTCGTCGTATATATACCTGTGGTTGTCGCAGTCCCCTTGACCCTGATAGACCAGTGGCAGTGACCCTGCATTCTATAACACGTCTTCCCAGCGCTATTTTGGACATTCTTATCATATACAACTGTTAGCTATTTCAAAAAGTGAAAGCTTTGTCATATTTACattccatatatccatatacattatataaatgtatataggttCGTGTGtatacgttattatatatatatatatatacatatatatatatatatatgtatagtaaaaatatagatatataatatatatagatatatatacataaacacatacagcacccatattatgatataatatatatagatatatatatataaatgatatatatatatagaaaacatatatatatataatatatatatatatatatatagatataaataatatatatgtaaacacacacacacacacacatacacacacatacacacaaacacacacaacacacacacaacacacacacacacacacacacacacacaccacagcacacacacacagacacacacacacacacacacagacacagaataatatatatataatatatattatatatatataatatatatgtatataacatatatataatatatacttatatatgtatcccatataatataatatagataaatataatatatataagatatatatatatatatataacacacaatatatacttatatattgtacacacacacacacacacacacacacacacacacacacacacacatatatatatatatatatatatatatatatatatagatatatatacatacatatatatgtaatatatatataatatatatatatatatatatacatatacatatatgtatgtatgtatgtacacacacacacacacacatgtaaagaaaacaaaatgcatggtggtCGGAGGTTTCACCAACGTGTCcattgaaacaaggagaaatataAATCTCGCTTCAGTTATTTAGGAGATCtttcacctcagatgctcgttgcaagaaggaaattagacgcagaatcggactggCAACAGATTTCCTAACAGACCGCaggctctcaatgcaaataaatatCGTGTCCATTAAAACCTTTTTATGTTCGATTCTACTATATGGTTGCATGTCCTGGACACTGAAACTCAGCGGCGTAGTGTTGAGGTTGCAGACccgtggttctaccgcaggatgttgcgcacctTTTACACCGAACaagtgtgctgtgtgctgtgtggtgcagcggtagcgatctcgtctagcaatcttgctgacctacgttcaaatccctcgccgccagtggatggcaaccccggccattccttgcacacagggggtaatttagaagcaaaatgaaacagacagtatgtcacaccaagaatatccataataacaaatggaatcaaaataaACCTTTAACCTTTTTAACCTTTAAGTGTCTAAagaggagatcctcagaagagcCGGATatggacgcgagcttctagaactgATCCGAGTACGGCAACTCAGATTCCTCGCAAATGCAAGTCCGTGGAGACTCATTCGAGGAACTTAGCTGAAGTAAATTAGAAGGCAAACAAGACAGAGTCCGACAACATGAAACATGACGCAAAGTAGTTCGTCGGTGATggcacataaagatatatatatatatatatatatatatatatatatatatatatatatatatatatatatatatatatatacatatacatatatacacccactgtatgtatttacactcacacacacaaacgtatatatgtgtatgactaTGTTTCGTCCATCGATAAATATGTCATTCTAGATCTGTTATCACCACATTATGAAATCTATACACCTTAAAATCTATAAACATATTAAATTCTATGCTGCAGCTAGacaaacatttacataaaataGGAAAGTAACTGTGGATGACAGTCGCCGGAAGACAGCTTGTGTATCAGGGTCAAGGGTGACTGCGACGACCACAGGTATATATACGACGAGACACAAGATGGCATTAGAGGCACATTCCACCCCACCTCCGTCATGACAGCCATACAGGCGAGTGTTTTTTTCACTGTTGGTTAGGAATATACGTTTTTGCGTCGTtggcatatttgtatgtgtatattttgttctGTAGCTGCAGTGCTCAAATaatcactatacatatatttactgttTGAGTTTTAGAGGACACAATAATGGTGTTTTTTATGAATTTAGCTATACTTTGAAATCTGACGAAGTAAAATGTATTTACCTAATATTAGGGCAAATCTCTCCTTGAAAACTTCAGTCTGTTATTTTTGTGAGGTTTTCTTACGTTA encodes the following:
- the LOC119573848 gene encoding pro-resilin-like — encoded protein: MTAIQVFIALALSTSVLSDDLGGLLHGKGIHHVPAHYAFNYGVQDAHFGTNFGHAESRDGYNTQGVYYVQLPDGRLQTVKYYADEHGFHPEVAYSGVAHHAAGYH